Within Sporosarcina sp. ANT_H38, the genomic segment CGGCATTTGTCCACCGGCCTGGACGTTTGCTCGATATTGTTACCGCGATGCGAGCGAATCGGCTTGAGCCGAAACGAATTCAGTTCATTTATCCGAAAGAGGGCAAAGAAGCGAACACATTACTCATCGAGGCGATTAAAGATGGCAAGCCGGATTTGAAAGTACTACCTCCTCTCTATGTGTACGGAGCTGATAATGAATACACAGAAGAAGTGAGGCTCCTCCTTTATGGACAAAACGGGTGACCATTTTTTTTATGTATTAGAATGCAAGGATGGATCCTACTACGCTGGTTACACGAACAATTTAGAAAAGCGTATTCATGTACATAATGAAGGGAAGGGCGCTAAATATACACGTGCAAAGCGGCCTGTACACTATATTTACCATGAATGCTTTGAAACGAAACGTGAAGCCATGCAGGCAGAATATCAATTCAAAAAACTGAAGAGAAATGCGAAAGAGATTTATATTAGAAAGAGGCGAGACGTGGATGAAGTCACAAAAAAGTGCTGAACCGGGCGGCGGAAAACTGTTTCTAGTGGGGACACCAATCGGCAATCTTGAAGATATGACATACCGAG encodes:
- a CDS encoding GIY-YIG nuclease family protein; translation: MDKTGDHFFYVLECKDGSYYAGYTNNLEKRIHVHNEGKGAKYTRAKRPVHYIYHECFETKREAMQAEYQFKKLKRNAKEIYIRKRRDVDEVTKKC